In a single window of the Maniola jurtina chromosome 4, ilManJurt1.1, whole genome shotgun sequence genome:
- the LOC123864723 gene encoding uncharacterized protein LOC123864723 encodes MFKMRRSLLPVILVTTITLSSSNVLPILSISKLNTEPLLDDQDSDNTFNNKHTNVNPNIFYKVFIETPKANPLKKSQLLRSNYMDNDNQDAKILNGKIDNEDNDDEGFRKEQWHNYPRQLDRLNRNFNAQKEFDKILLDTKDLENLKRIEDSHDNLNQFMHDDAESIGTDTIDGPLLILKIRLAYLNNNINDVDSNNYLYSDLVPLESNTDITKDNVREENVFNENDIESLVKVKRKMKSRNQDFAFLENSTNDKKTVKKRIFSLWSRLQSLSHRGHELHHRRHLYTLYGSPEDGGGTLTAETRGTMMRPPGSPLRWVGSLLLKFGIYFLKCCFNNNAVYKYMSRFTGETRTILYGFWLSSCTWRVRVALAVKQIPFEEKPIDIVKQRTQLTDEYRAINPSQKVPTLVIDNTTLVESMAILQYLEETRPTPSLVPNTPLLRARMREICATIVSGIQPLQNVGLKSHFSSAEQYTNFTKYWTERGLQTLEDLLPRTAGRFCVEDKLSMADLCLVPQLYNAVSRHQLSLEAYPVVSKLYQTLLKEKSFSDTHPEKIKQRRITN; translated from the exons ATGCGGCGATCTTTGCTTCCAGTAATACTTGTTACTACAATAACTTTATCTTCGAGTAACGTTCTTCCAATATTGTCCATAAGCAAACTGAATACAGAACCACTACTAGACGACCAAGATAGTGACAATACTTttaataacaaacatacaaatgtaaatccaaatatattttataaagtttttattgaGACACCTAAAGCAAACCCACTGAAAAAATCACAGCTGTTGCGATCGAATTACATGGACAATGATAATCAAGACGCGAAGATATTGAATGGGAAAATTGATAATGAAGATAATGATGACGAAGGATTTCGGAAAGAGCAGTGGCATAATTATCCCCGACAGCTGGACCGACTTAATAGAAACTTTAATGCTCAAAAAgagtttgataaaatattacttgATACCAAAGACCTAGAGAATTTAAAAAGGATCGAGGACTCACACGATAATCTTAATCAATTCATGCACGATGACGCAGAAAGTATTGGTACAGATACAATTGATGGCCCGTTATTAATTCTAAAAATACGATTagcatatttaaataataatattaatgatgtAGATTCAAATAACTATTTATATTCGGATTTAGTGCCCTTAGAATCAAACACAGATATCACAAAGGATAATGTAAGAgaagaaaatgtttttaatgaaaACGACATTGAATCTCTCGTAAAAGTAAAAAGAAAGATGAAATCAAGGAATCAGGATTTTGCATTTTTAG AAAATTCTACAAACGACAAGAAGACCGTTAAAAAGCGGATATTTTCCTTATGGAGTCGTCTACAAAGTCTCTCACACAGAGGTCACGAGCTCCATCATCGAAGACACCTGTACACCCTCTATGGATCCCCAGAAGACGGTGGTGGAACTCTAACAGCGGAGACTAGAGGCACAATGATGAGACCACCAGGATCGCCTTTGCGTTGGG TTGGAAGTTTGTTGTTAAAATttggaatttattttttaaaatgttgttttaataataatgcaGTTTATAAATATATGAGTAGGTTCACT GGTGAAACTCGGACAATACTTTATGGGTTCTGGCTGTCGTCTTGTACGTGGCGCGTGCGCGTGGCACTGGCTGTCAAGCAAATCCCTTTCGAAGAAAAACCTATAGATATAGTCAAACAGCGCACACAATTGACTGATGAGTACCGTGCTATTAACCCCTCGCAGAAAGTCCCAACTTTGGTTATCG ATAACACCACGCTAGTAGAGTCAATGGCTATTCTTCAGTACTTAGAAGAAACACGTCCAACTCCCAGCCTAGTGCCCAACACTCCACTCCTGAGGGCTCGAATGAGGGAAATATGTGCG ACAATCGTATCAGGTATACAGCCATTGCAAAATGTTGGCTTGAAGTCCCATTTTAGCAGTGCAGAGCAATATACAAATTTTACCAAATATTGGACGGAAAGGGGGTTACAAACCCTTGAGGATTTGCTGCCGAGAACGGCCGGGCGGTTCTGTGTAGAGGACAAATTGAGCATGGCTGACCTTTGCCTGGTGCCACAGTTGTATAATGCTGTATCAAG ACATCAGTTGAGTTTGGAGGCGTACCCGGTGGTTTCCAAACTTTACCAGAcgcttttaaaagaaaaaagtttcAGCGACACTCATCCGGAGAAAATCAAACAGAGAAGGataactaattaa